Part of the Nicotiana tabacum cultivar K326 chromosome 20, ASM71507v2, whole genome shotgun sequence genome, ttaaataattattttaccgTTAATTCTTTTCGCGCCACGAGTCATTAATTAATTTCGTACCATAAATATATAGTTCCTGCATAAAATCTAGTTTATGAGTCGTGTGATGTCGAACTTTCCTACAAGACTATGAGAGCACTTAATTAGAAAAAaaagttcatcatcagatcatTAAAGCATCGCTCGATTCATAAATTATTCCGACTAGCAATTCATTTCTGATCTCGTATATCTACTTTGATAACACTTggtaaaagaaataattaagatATACAAATATGAGTAAATTAGCATCATTTTGCATGATGGtgatttataaatttattttttatttttgaattaaagTGTCTAATTAAAACACAATTATTTTTGAATAATATAATCGAGACACAACTAATGTCTTTATCAAAATgtaaaagagtttttttttttaaattttaataaaaatcaaaaccaaacgcCCACAAACGTAAATGCAGAGGTACTCAGGTAAAAACAGTAAAATTCAGAAGCAGGAAAATTAACGACAGCATGATGATGATTGAATTATTATACGGCTCAATTTTGAAAAGTTCCTTTTTACGCTTAGCTGTACAAAAAATTGAACACTCTTTTTTCCAACTAAATATATATACCCATTTTATTATGTGGACATAGTCGCCGGAGCTGTTCCTTGTCCGATCTGTAAACCCCGCCATTCACCACTCTCCTCCACCGTCGGCGAGAATTCACTCTTTTACTTGGTTGATCTCTTTCTCCCTATGCTCTTTTCTGTTTTTGATTTATCAGTCTTAATttcaagtttttgtttttgttttgttttgtttttgcttgTGATTATGATTCTAAAGTTTATGTGGGATAAAAGAAGAATTCTGTTTATGTTTGGAACAGCTGCGAAGCATGGGGACAGATGACAAGCAACGGCGTTTAATCAATTCACATGAAAACAGCAGAGGCTTTTATCTGCAAAAGTTCCGGCTTTATGAGACTCGCTCGGTATATGTTCGACGATTTGCTGTCATTTTGTCATCTCTGTTACTTAAAAGACTAAACATTCTAATTTGGTGAACTTAAACTAacagtttaaaatttaaaattttcgccGTGTTTTGATATCTAGAAGAATCACAACTAAGAATGTTCTCTGTTTTGTGTTTGAATATCTAAATGTTAATCTGAATTATTCCAGTCTGAAAGTTTGTATGTTGACTTTGCGGAAAATGTCAAATGAATTGGGACGGAGAGAGTAATCGTTTTGTCAAATGTAGTTTTAGATTAACGGAATTGTATGGTTTTAACTTATAGTCATTAATTTTTCGATCTCAGGAGATATATTGATTCACTGTTTGGATCAACTCTTTGGTTTTATTGGTGTGCCCTTAACTTTGTTCGAGCTATCCAGCTTGCTAGGTGCATTATAAGTTCTACAAGCTTCCcgcttttttttagttttctcgTTTATGTGTTAATGAATGCATCAATAACGAGTAATAAATGCTATGGAGTATGGATTAGGTACTAATTCATGTGCTTTTTACCCCGTCTAGCGTTCAGCGTATCTGCTCCCCTAGATTCTAGGGCTACAGCTTCAAAACAATCTCCGAGATTGTGTGTAAATATCTTAATTTAACTTAAACTGATCTAGTCTGATTTTGCCCAAATAGTTTGTCTAATGACTTTGCCAAAACATGCCAAACAAATTGGGACAGAGTAagtaaatattttctcaaaatgcTGAGTTGTACTCTTCACATGGTttgtacaactctttcattttagATCACGATATGGTCATTAACTTTTCGATCTCAAGAGATAAATTAATTTCACTGTTTTGATCAACTCTGTGGTTTTATTGGTGTGCCCTTAGTTGTGTTTGAGCTCCTGTACGTGTCCAGTTTGCTAGGTGCATTAATTTTCTTGTGGCTACGTTAATGAATGCATCGATAATGAGTAATGAATACTATGGAGTACGGATTTAGGTACCGACTCGCGCGCTGTTTACCCGTCTAGTATTCAGTGTATCTGCTCTCCGAGAATCTAGGACTATAGCTTCGAAACAATCTGGCCCTTAGTTATTTTTCCCGTTTTGGTAGGTTGTATCTCTCTCTTATGCTGAATTTGCTGAATCTGCCTAAATGTGTCATTTTGCGCAGTTTTTAAGTCATTAATTACTTTTGTCGTTATATCTATTACTCGATCTGTGTGAAGATTATGACGTTACCTTAATTGGTGTTTAGAGGGATATTTAACTTACTTTTATATGGGACAGAACTTCTACATGGTTGGATGGGATAAGACCAGAACTTTTTGGAAAGTATTAAAGATTGACAGATTAGAACCTTCGGAACTAATCATTCATGAAGATCCTACGTCATATTCAGAAATTGAATGCTTAGACCTCCTAAAAAGAATACATGAAGGAAACACGTCTACTGGAGGGCTTAAATTCGTTTCTCGCTGCTACGGAATTATTGGTATATTATACTTTCTAAATGTCACCCTTTTATTAGATGTGTGATGATGTTTGACACAACTgatgtttcttttcttcttctaggTTTTATAAAGTTTTTGGGACCTTATTACTTCCTGGTTATCACGGAAAGAAGGAAGATTGGAAAGATATGTGGTCATGCTGTTTATGCTATCACTAAGAGCGAGATGTTCCCAATTCCGCACTCTACTGTGCTTTCCAATATGGCTTATTCTAAGGATGAGAACAGGTCTTTAGTCAATTCTGCATGTAAATGTAAAATGTCCGTAGTACTTTTAGGAAGGCATTATAATGGAACGAAAACACTTCTGATTTCTTTGTATCTTTATATAACTTTAATATTCTTCTGTTTGGTAACTATTGAACTTTGCATTCTGTACGAAGTCCTATGTTATTGAGATAATTGCTATACTATTTTAGCAATACACCTTGTAACGCATTCACTGCCCAACGGATTTCATGTTGACCGAGTCATTCAGATGCTCGCAGAAAGAGTATACTGAGAAATTCTATAGTTGAGCATTTTATAGCTAAGTCATTCATAGAGCCCATTGCCAGTTTATTTCCTACAAAACTACAGGGGCAAATTTTTACATGTTGAATGAGACAAGGTATCTTCAGGATTCCAGCGGCGCACAtattgaaatttttatttcatattGCTTATTTCTAAACTTTTTTCCCTACCCCTATATTGAGTTGCTGCATCAGATTTATGTTAACTCACTTTTTTCTTTTGGTtcctctttttgtttcttttcttcttttcgggAAACAGATATCAAAAGCTCCTGCACATGGTGGACCTCACAAAGGACTTCTTTTTCAGCTACTCCTATCCTATTATGATTAGTTTTCAAAAGAATCTGAGCAACTCAGAGACAGGACTCACCCTTTATGAGACAATGTTTGTATGGAATGAATTCTTAACTCGCGGAATCCACAATCAGCTCCAAAATACTCTCTGGACAGTTGCGTTAGTCTATGGGTTCTTTAAACAGGTATTTTCtgtttgaaattgttcttctaaATTTATACGCGTAACTGAGCAGAAATCTAAATCCTAGCTAACGTAGCTGGGCAAGATGCCATTTTGATATGATATACCATATTGCTATATGTTTTAGTTGGAGTACTCAATTGGATGTAAATAGCTTATGATTTTATTTCAGAATATATCTTTGTGACATTTTATGTTTGCGTTACCAATTAAATGACACCATAAATGGAATCGTACTTTCAACAGTTTATCATTTTCTCGTGTTTGTGGAACAGGTTACACTTACTATTTCTGCACAGGACTTCATCTTAACCCTAATTGCTAGACGTTCTCGTCATTATGCTGGTACCAGGTTTGTACAATTGAAACATATATCATCCTTTTCCTGCTATTCACTAATTTCATTGTTTTTAGATAGATTTTGTATTGTGCTAAATTTGTTAGCTATTTTAAGTCCTGGAAAGTGGCCTGGAACAAGGTACACACCAAATTATGAAGCAAGCTCTCGCACCTCTTAAATGTTTTTAATTACTTTTCATGTGAATGCATAATGTGATAGGTATTATATATTATGTGACCTCAACATCAGTAAGTGCTTAACCATTTTTGTTGTTATAATGTGACCCCAGCATTGTAAGTGCTTAACAATTTTTGTTGTGGAGTTTTAATTCCTTTTATTTCACGCAGATATTTAAAAAGAGGAGTAAATGAGAAGGGTCATGTAGCAAATGACGTCGAGACGGAACAGATTGTGTTCGAAAATGTACGTGAAGGGTCCCCTGTTGGAGTAAGCGCTGTTGTACAGAACCGTGGTTCAATACCTCTTTTCTGGTCTCAGGAAACGTCACGTTTGAATTTAAAACCTGACATCATATGTACGTCCAAAAGACACTTGAGATTTTTTCGAGTATCCATTTGCTCAAATTTTTGTTAACTTTCTTACCCTTTAGTGTCTAGGAAGGACCTCAAGTTTGAAGCCACCAAACTTCACTTTGAAGATCTTGTTCAAAGATATGGAAATCCAGTTATTATATTAAATTTAATTAAGGTAATTTTTTGCAGGCTTCAGTATTCAATCCATTATTCTTACTTTTTCATTACGAAGCGGTACTCTGACCTTCTCAGACTCTCTCCCttgctttatttgttatttttttttatgttaatCAGACTCGTGAGAAGAGGCCCAGAGAAACGATTCTTCGTGCAGAATTCGCTAATGCTATTGACTTCATAAATAAAGATCTTCCTGAGGACAACCAGTTGAGATTTCTTCACTGGGATCTAAACAAACACCCAAGAATGTATGCTGTTGCTGCCTCTATCTTTGATGTTTCCTGTGTAATTATTGTTCTTATTTTGTTTATCTGTCGTACTGATCTATGGTTTCATGACAATTTGGCATCTCTCTTACAGCAAAGCTACAAAGGCCTTGATACGTCTAGGTGAGGTGGCCGTTAATGCTTTGGAGTTAACAGGCCTTTTCCATTGTCAGCTAATCCCTACATCAAGAAGTGGGGAATTGCTAAAGCTGTCATCCATCGGGTGAGTTTGCGAATCAAATTATCCTCTTAAAGATATTAGTTTATCAGTTCGTGAGAGTTAATTGTTCTCAAATATTATATTACTTAGGAACTCCTTGCAACACTGCTTATGCTGCAGAACTTAGATGTTCATTCAGATTTTCTTGTATCTTCGCATTCAACATGTGTTGGTTGGGACATAAGTTGAGGCGTTAGTTAAATATAACCTCAGTCTGGTGCATATAGTTTTGCTGCATGctggttatttttatttttcttgcacttCAATGCATAAAAGATTGGATTAATTCATGCAAGATACACACTCtctcagagagagagagagagagagaccccTAAAGCTAAAGCTAAACTTGATGTTCACCTGTTTTCTTGAGTATTTTTCAGTagttgaaatttgaaaaagtttctgctaaaaataactttttacctGGGTTATGTCCACTTCGTATTTGCTTCACTCTCAAGAGCATCAAatctccttttttttcctttccctttttcaTGTTGATCTTATTTGATGCAGCTGCGACAGTAGTGGAGACCATGTTGAAAAGGACCTCTATGAAATGGATGTTGAAGTGGACAATGGGAGTGATGATCTGCGTGGAGCTTACTATGTCAAACTTTCAACAGTCCAAAAGGGAGTCTTAAGAACGAATTGT contains:
- the LOC107800842 gene encoding phosphoinositide phosphatase SAC2 isoform X2, giving the protein MGTDDKQRRLINSHENSRGFYLQKFRLYETRSNFYMVGWDKTRTFWKVLKIDRLEPSELIIHEDPTSYSEIECLDLLKRIHEGNTSTGGLKFVSRCYGIIGFIKFLGPYYFLVITERRKIGKICGHAVYAITKSEMFPIPHSTVLSNMAYSKDENRYQKLLHMVDLTKDFFFSYSYPIMISFQKNLSNSETGLTLYETMFVWNEFLTRGIHNQLQNTLWTVALVYGFFKQVTLTISAQDFILTLIARRSRHYAGTRYLKRGVNEKGHVANDVETEQIVFENVREGSPVGVSAVVQNRGSIPLFWSQETSRLNLKPDIILSRKDLKFEATKLHFEDLVQRYGNPVIILNLIKTREKRPRETILRAEFANAIDFINKDLPEDNQLRFLHWDLNKHPRIKATKALIRLGEVAVNALELTGLFHCQLIPTSRSGELLKLSSIGCDSSGDHVEKDLYEMDVEVDNGSDDLRGAYYVKLSTVQKGVLRTNCIDCLDRTNVGQYAYGLVALTHQLHALGFIDVENIDSHSPIAHDLMRIYEEMGDTLALQYGGSAAHNKIFSEIRGQWKATTRSQEFFRSLQRYYSNAYMDPEKQDAINVFLGHFQPQEGKPSLWELNPEQHYDVRMHGSTLTAESSRYTPSMYGGQFFHDMQLEQCLGSGSVKFHECADLFDTSNFLDVDWLSSSGNSCEEETYERSSIISSPSRGLLADSVTNELKAETNFSAYDSGASLKTEQTTEDINFNAQQSRETHRQFSEKFVHWVNDGHILFP
- the LOC107800842 gene encoding phosphoinositide phosphatase SAC2 isoform X3; its protein translation is MGTDDKQRRLINSHENSRGFYLQKFRLYETRSNFYMVGWDKTRTFWKVLKIDRLEPSELIIHEDPTSYSEIECLDLLKRIHEGNTSTGGLKFVSRCYGIIGFIKFLGPYYFLVITERRKIGKICGHAVYAITKSEMFPIPHSTVLSNMAYSKDENRYQKLLHMVDLTKDFFFSYSYPIMISFQKNLSNSETGLTLYETMFVWNEFLTRGIHNQLQNTLWTVALVYGFFKQVTLTISAQDFILTLIARRSRHYAGTRYLKRGVNEKGHVANDVETEQIVFENVREGSPVGVSAVVQNRGSIPLFWSQETSRLNLKPDIILSRKDLKFEATKLHFEDLVQRYGNPVIILNLIKTREKRPRETILRAEFANAIDFINKDLPEDNQLRFLHWDLNKHPRIKATKALIRLGEVAVNALELTGLFHCQLIPTSRSGELLKLSSIGCDSSGDHVEKDLYEMDVEVDNGSDDLRGAYYVKLSTVQKGVLRTNCIDCLDRTNVGQYAYGLVALTHQLHALGFIDVENIDSHSPIAHDLMRIYEEMGDTLALQYGGSAAHNKIFSEIRGQWKATTRSQEFFRSLQRYYSNAYMDPEKQDAINVFLGHFQPQEGKPSLWELNPEQHYDVRMHGSTLTAESSRCPCLRRSATSRRRALQLVVPWLVSRWIAQSCCCHAVPGCGLFLSSKLLLLKV
- the LOC107800842 gene encoding phosphoinositide phosphatase SAC2 isoform X1 codes for the protein MGTDDKQRRLINSHENSRGFYLQKFRLYETRSNFYMVGWDKTRTFWKVLKIDRLEPSELIIHEDPTSYSEIECLDLLKRIHEGNTSTGGLKFVSRCYGIIGFIKFLGPYYFLVITERRKIGKICGHAVYAITKSEMFPIPHSTVLSNMAYSKDENRYQKLLHMVDLTKDFFFSYSYPIMISFQKNLSNSETGLTLYETMFVWNEFLTRGIHNQLQNTLWTVALVYGFFKQVTLTISAQDFILTLIARRSRHYAGTRYLKRGVNEKGHVANDVETEQIVFENVREGSPVGVSAVVQNRGSIPLFWSQETSRLNLKPDIILSRKDLKFEATKLHFEDLVQRYGNPVIILNLIKTREKRPRETILRAEFANAIDFINKDLPEDNQLRFLHWDLNKHPRIKATKALIRLGEVAVNALELTGLFHCQLIPTSRSGELLKLSSIGCDSSGDHVEKDLYEMDVEVDNGSDDLRGAYYVKLSTVQKGVLRTNCIDCLDRTNVGQYAYGLVALTHQLHALGFIDVENIDSHSPIAHDLMRIYEEMGDTLALQYGGSAAHNKIFSEIRGQWKATTRSQEFFRSLQRYYSNAYMDPEKQDAINVFLGHFQPQEGKPSLWELNPEQHYDVRMHGSTLTAESSRSFIKRSLSEGNISCGSSSHGKDTDIDQTEDAHQPLTVCGKGGCKGISESTPEISTCDTDISFTRYTPSMYGGQFFHDMQLEQCLGSGSVKFHECADLFDTSNFLDVDWLSSSGNSCEEETYERSSIISSPSRGLLADSVTNELKAETNFSAYDSGASLKTEQTTEDINFNAQQSRETHRQFSEKFVHWVNDGHILFP